The following DNA comes from Sparus aurata chromosome 3, fSpaAur1.1, whole genome shotgun sequence.
GTATAAAGCAAGATAAAATGAATATGATTAAGTACAAGTTCCTCAACACTGCACTTATAGGCTGTACtgaagtaaatgtatttagttaccacaaataacaaaagaaaatcaatttgaTCTCATGGTCATTCATACATCATTGTCAACATACATAAACTATCTTCAGTGGTAGACAGAAGAGGTGAAAATCCAgccattatatatatatatatatatatgacctTGTTTTTCAACATGGACATTTTTTACAAAAGCTGATACAAATGTATTCAAGCACAAACCTTAAGTGAACCGTCACTTATCTAATGAATGTTTGTAGTTATTCAGGCACAGCTTGTACATAACATATTGGTCCAAACGAAAATGTAGGTGTAGGTAGTTAAATATATTTAGTGACCGCTGTAAAGCACAGCCTGAATGAGAGTTCAAACTTTCACTCTTGTTGTTCTGCAGTAAtacaatttacaaaaaaagaaaagaaaaaaaaaaattactgaaaaaCTGTACTACAAGCAAAACATCGCTCCAGTAGGAGATTCCCATTTCTGACAAAAATCAGACCCGTTTAGCTTGCTTTCGAACCCATGCTGTGAGTGCGATTTCATTAAATGGAGACGCTGGTCCCTTGAGCAGAAATTTGGTCTCAGTTTGGTGTGGCAATATATTCATAATATGAACAGGCGCACATAAATGGAGTTGTTCAATTTAAAATGACCAAACCAACAATTCTGAAATCAAGGTTAGCGTGAGCTCCATATCACAGCTGGATGAGGAAATTGCTGGTCAGGGTTTGTCACAGGTCCAGTATTGTGGTTTGGGTCAGACATCAGTCCTTGACCCACTTGCATGGCTTGCTGGGCCATAGGTTGCATCATGTAACTTTGCGGAGCTGTCTGGACATGACCAATGCTGCACCCCATGTGTGTTTGCCATTGTCTCTGTTCATACTGATGAAACGGTATTCTCTGCACTGGTGCAATGTTGCCACTGTGAGGAAGGGAACCTCCTACATGAGGATGCATGTTGACCCAAGAAACTCCTACATGTGAAGCTAGTTCTCCTGACAAATCATCCTGCCCCACACTGCCTGTCACAAGACTTGTGGGATTTTGTGCCATGTATTGATCGTGGGGCTGTTGTTGGTAATAATACTGAGTAGCATCTGAGTTCATCTCACCCAATCTCTCCTCTCTTGACACATCAGCTCTTGTGTCACCTCTATTCTGTGAGGTTGAACTGTACCACGGCTCAGTGAACCCCTCCCCATGTCCAAAGGAAGAGTTATACACTGGCCAGTCCTGAATGTGGGAAACAGAAGGCGACAGCCACTTATTTTGTGTCGGTGGGCCTTTATACATCTCACTTGATCTTTCTTGATAACCAAACTCTCTGTTGTCATTGTATTCCCCATAAAGCCTTGGGTCTTTTGTCAAAGTTTGGTATTCGGACTGGTTAAAATGCtcattgtcattgaaaacaCCATCCACCTTTTGATGATAACAAGCAAAGTTTCTCTCCGGTTTCGTGTATTGACCAGCATCAGCATCTCCGCTACAGAGGTCTCGGTGATGTTCTTCTGGCGTAAGTTCTGCAACAGTATACAGAGTGTCCCTGTCAAACTCACACTCCTCTGCCTGAGACTCTGGCGAGGGGGTGAGATCTGAGTCGGATGGAGGCAAGTATCCGGATGCCACAGGCAGGCTGTCCACGCTGAAAGATGTCCTCTCCAGCAGCACTGAACCTTTGGTAAGAGGCAGGCTTACCTTAAACACagtatttttccatttcctcttccttctctttgATGTAACCTTCATCACTACGGCACACTTCTCCGGCATTCCTTGATTTGAAGTCTTGTCCACAGTTAGTCCTTAAAGAAAAGTGTTAATTGGACCCACAGAGCATTAAAGGAAATCACAAAAATATTCACTTACTTGagaaaaaaattttttttcgACCCTTTCAAGTGTACTGTTGCTTCCaaagacgcacacaaacacacacctttggAAGCCATTCTCTTCTTTTGGATATTAGTACGTGTCCATCCATTGCACAGCATCTTTATGCcttaaagagacaaaaaacaatacaacgggtatacaaagaaaaaaatacaaacatgtatAAGTCTTTGCACTCAATTACTGAGGTTAAAGAATAAGTTAAGAGTTCAAATAACTGGTTCAGTGGTTGAATGCTGGAAAAgaatcactgaaatgtttgaaCAAAGATAAAATGATGGAGTTAAGTtctatgaaaagaaaaacaaagaatacaGTTTAAAAAGGGTGAATAGACAGTTTCAAACTTCAGAGCTTGTGGAGCATCATTAGATGCACAGTGACAAGtatcacatgaaaaaaaaaaaacacaaaccactgTAATGTGAAAGGCGAGAGTTAATTATGCATCATACTTACATCAAAAATCACTCCTCTTGAGCAGAGATTTGGAACTAAAGATGTAAACGCTTTTAAGGCCAAACAAGAAAACAGTGGATGGAAATGCATCTGTACTTACACCAGTGGTAACTTTTGCCAGTCAGTTGGACACAGAGTAATTCTGGTACGTTTACCACCTGGAAACATTACATGATAAACATGACAGATGAGTCCAAATGAATTTCAGATCTTGGTGGTAAAGGAAATAGGAGTCATAAGGCAAAGATAATCTGTGGATAAAAGTGAATATGATACCTTCAGCTCTCCTCTGCCCTCCTCTTGCTCCACTTCCCTGGCCAGCGATTGGAGAAGCTGACAATGATCATTAACGTCTGCCGTTATAACGTCCACCTGCTCAGGATGAGTTTCCATctaaaaaacagatgtttttttagtTCACTTATAGTTCAACCTAGCTTGTTCTCTAAAGACTTTGAATGGTAAAGGATTTGTGGTCTTTTACATATTAATGATTTGCAACAAACTGACCAAGTAGTTCCTGAGATGGGATGAACTGGTCAGGTGATCAATTATGTCCCTTTTGCTGGACCTGATGCGGCAGCAGTGACATAAGAAACAATATGTGCGGCCAGCTTCGCTTCTGCACTCGACCACGCGGAAAAGACCTGTTGCAAAAACATATAAGCAGAGTTTTTGGAAAATACACTGATTCACTTTCTACCAAAATTTTAAAACTAACTACAGTGATAACGTGGGTTACACGTTGTAGGCTTATTGCTGCTCGCTCTTAGAGTTAGACTTGATTCTGAGGCAAGATACCACCAGCTTTTTGCGTACATGTCGTCAGGTCTGCAAAAGTTTGATAACAtgatcaataccactctcagACATGAGGGTGGTATTGATCATCTCATCTCAAACAGAGCGCGAAATAATGTCTTTCCTTAAATGGTTCACTTTCCTTTAAAATTATCCATACACATGTTGTTTGTACAATTTTAGTATTTTCTGAACAGCTTCAACGCTGCAACAATATGAGTAGAAGAATCTCATCTTACAACCTACTGTAGCTGTGTACTTACTTAAATACTGATGACAAAAGTCTGACATCACAGTTGTTGCTTTCTAGATTTGTGCTTACCAATAAGAGGCTTGCATCCTGTATAGTCATCAAGAGGGCTGTTTCTGTTCTCAGACAGCAAAGGAGGCTCAGGTGACACCTGGGCATCGTCCAACAGTGACGTACATGTGTTGTTTATCCAGCCGTCTGAGATCAGCGATGGGGGCTTGTTCGTATCTTCTAAACTCCCAACGATCGTCTTGGGTGATCTTGGTTGGTTCCGGGCAAGCAATACAACCCTACTTGATTGGACAGGAGACTGCTCTGGCTGCAGCTCTGAATGTCTCCCAGGTTTACCCTGTCCATCTCTTAATACATTTATCAGATTTACTGCTGAAGTGttagagacagaaagagacccATATggagttatgaaaaaaaaaggaatatgtACAAATGGAAATAAtgccacaaaaaacaaagagagtgacagacataaGCAACTGGGAAGACCGAGAAGGGATTAAAGGACATCGTACAGGTTAAGACCACTGTTCCAAACAAGTGAATAGCCACTGACCATCGTTATCACTGCATGTAGCCATCCTCTGGTAGACGGTATCTTGAACCTCTAACAACTTAATATGAAGGTGCAAAAAGATGAGTACTTATAACCAAAACACTCAAACACTAAACATAGacacagtaaaaacaacatacaCAGACATCTCCTGGTCCCTCAATTCCCTCAAGTATCTTGGCTTTCTCCATCAGTGGCCAGGCCAGCTTGGAAAGGTCAGAGTTCTCCTTCCATTCAGACACTAAGTGAGGGTGCCAGATTTTCTGTCAAGCAAAACAGACCACCTGTTAAGGAACTAAATCAATGCCGCAGATGAACTTACCATCATGACCTCCTCTACAGTGCTACTTACAATGTAGTTGTATCTGTGGAGGCTTCCCATGATGTGGTTACGGATGTCAGCTTTACTGACTCTACACGCACACACCTTACACAGGTAAAGTGCTTCTCCTTTGTGTGTACCTGCTTTCACACATTCTATTATACTGCCCAGACctgaatgtaaataaaatgacaaattgtttcaatacacacacatacgcatgcacacacgtgcacacacgcgcgcgcacacacacacacacacacacacacacacacacacacatccaaaacAGGGATTTGTCGCGACATACCAATAATGGGTTGTAGTCTGTTCTTGTTGTTCAGATACACCTTCAGAGAATTCACCAGCTGGCTTTGAATAGAAGCCCCTAAACACAGAGAATGCATCagacaaaaataattacatcAAATGGTGTAAGCATGGTAGCACACATGCAGAACGTCAAATACCTACCCTTTAGTGCTTCTACTGGCTGCATTCTGCAGTTGTACAATCACCACCTGCACACAGTTGAAGTGAGGAAGTGAGCGATGaagaaaatgtgcatttcatgtaaacacagtttttttaTGTCATGTGACCTTATGGTGTAATCAGTTATTCTGTGCCCAGCacttgttttgctttgtgtgtAAGGCAGGACAGTGACTTTGATAAGAAATGAGGAGACGATGACACTAATTGTTGGACATAAATATTTGCAAACACATTGGAGGTGCATTGACATTGACAGGAGTCACGTAGGTAGTAAGTGTTTCATTGCGTATACCACAACTCTGAAAAAATGTTGATTGGTACAGAATATGAAGATAGGATCAGAGTCAGGAtggaaactttgctcatagccTAGACGCCTTTCTGTGGTTGTAGAAGTATAGTGCCCACACAAGTGACGCTGGATTAAATACCAGAAATACAACTTCTTAGTTGTGAGACTTTCTTCAATCCTCACTTGTGATGAACAAAACAGCAGAACTTGTGTTCAGCCCAAAAACATGCCAAATCTTTCTCAGTTTTACCAGAAACCAGTTTGTTCACGTGACGTATGGGAGGAGAGCTCTGAGCACATCTTCAAGGTCCTTCTAATCATGACTGCCACAGAGAGTGCAACAAATATGCAGAGAGTTTCAACAAAGGTTACACTCATTACTGTTTGTTACCACTGTTATCATACATGGTGAGATACTTCTTAGTACATTTAGCCCATGTTGTGTGCATATATGGCTATATACAGCAATGTAACATACTCTAGAATATGGTTTATACGTCTTTTGGACAGCATTAAGATTTATACCTCAGAAAGGCAGACTCCCACACATTCCTTTACAGGAACAGAGACCGAtccttgtgtgtgtctcttctgCAGTGGGGGAGGATGTAGTTTGGGTCAAACCTGGGATGGTGTATGAGCATGTTAATCAAGCACTGTAGTGTCCTGGCCTACAAATCTCGTTCTCTATGTTAGACAACATGTTTACAGAcaccaacaaatgtcacataatcctgtttttttccagtgaaaattgtgatttaaaaaaaaaaaaagattgatcCCACTAATCATTGATTATATTTGAATTGCAATGTTTGTcagaaataatcacaatatgattttttttttttttttttttttttaccttaacaGTCctaattctgctctcatggatCAAATTACTTATCTTGATTCACCCATCTTGCATGAAAACTTGTTACTACTTTAAATTATTGTGAGCTTTGGGACAAAATGTTTTACGCTGTTTTTGTTATATCCCTATGTCTATTTGGTGTCATTGTACtccttacatttaaataaaacagccaGACCCTAAATTGAATCAACCACCAGATGGCGATGCTAAATCATCATACTGTCCGGACAGCCCCCGTGTTCTCCCTGCAATGAGGGTCTGATGGtgatttttaaagttttaaatctaagaaaaaaattaacaaaaccCTGAGTCAACACGTTTTGAGCTGATGACTTACTCATTGTGGTTTCATGGTCCCGCGTCACATAATTTAAAAGGGTACAATTAAAACTGTTCCTTAATTTCAGCAACCGTAACTGAGGTGTAATGAAACAACCACATGAAAGATAATTAACGTTACGCCACTATATGGCTGACCAGCTTCAGCTAACGTAAAGACAGGACTTTAACACAGGAAACTGCTTATTTGGGTCACGGGTGGAACCAACAGTCAAAGTTGAATCACCAGAATAATGTTCAATAACACTGGAAACGCTTTCTGTcactctcctgtctgtctgttgagcTAAAAAACATCAGTTAGCAAGCTAGTTAACTGACGTTTAACGTCAATTAACGTTAACTCTGTAGGAACACTTCTAATTATTACGTTTCAGTCGTTGTGTCATCTATCACTTTAAACTAACTTGAGCTCGActttaatgtgattttattttatattttttggcaCAGCCGACCTCTTATCACAAACAGTAACGGGTGCCATTAACGTGACAAACTGAACCAACTGCTCACCTCGTGTTCGATTAAAACTAGCCAAACAACAGATGAGCTAACTTACCGGTTAATCGTCAATGTCcccgctgtctgtctgtctgtctctgggcTCCGCTGATACAGAACATCTGCGAAGAATACCTTTAACAAACACGAGTTGAAGAAGTTCAGCAACACTTCCACTGATTGATTGACTTCCTGTTGCGCCGAGAGAAGTGAGACAGAGTTCAGTGTGTTCTCTGACCAATCAGAcaacagggtgtgtgtgtgtgtgtgtgtgaacctgtATGCTATCTCTATGAGGCCCCATTTCAGATCCAAAGCATTCTTAGTGAGGGTATCTCTGCAATGGAAGGCAGTTAAAGCTCAAAGAGGCTGAGAAAGATTTCATCCCAAACACTCATGCAATGTCAGAAGTCGTCTTTAACATGTACGGCCTTTAGGTTGACATGATGGCCCCTCGACAGTGCTTCTTGAGCTGAAGCCAGTCTAAACCTGAGAGACATCATATTCTCTAAACGCAAGTCTACATTCATAATCGACTCTATATAAAGGGGGTCATTTACAAAATCAAAGGTTGTAGCCCATATTCTCATGTTAAACCAGCGCAGACCATGGTATTCATCCTGTAACGCtaaaatcaagttttttttttttgttttttttacaaatatgcAAACAATGTTCCTGTAACTATACCTAAAGCTGTCACACACGCAATGGAGtataaagtacaatatttcacTGTGAGATGTGATTgagtcaacaacaaaaaaaaggctgcataAAGAAGAATTTGAAGTGTACTTACCGTAGTTACATGACAaactctgtgacatcactggcaaTGACAGCGACCCCCCTGACAGTGGAGGACTAAAAGTGCCataattttataaataaatacaccattaaataattgattaaatGTGTCGTAAAttcattaaatgtgtcattgaTTCATTAAAATTGGAATTGaatgtgtcattaattcattaaaataccaatttatttatgtaaaaaacatatataattatttcactatttaattattatttaatggtcctgtgttgcagtgcttcatgaatttattttatctgtcaaactcGCCCATCAAAGTCGGTGGACGGATCCTATGATCTGATTGGTTACCCTGCACACCAAGTCAAGGCAAATTGATATCAGATAATGGAATGATGcaatcaaacaaaactttattggcaaccgcaaaaaaaaaaaaaaaaacctgctaaAAATCAAGTGGACGATTTGGTCCCCTGCTAGCCCCAATGTTGATACAGTGTGTGAGCTGCAGGACTAAATGTCAAAACTTGCCCTCCCTAGAAAGTTTATGGGGGTCTTCCATCAACATTGGAGCCATGTTTTgaaaaacttcttcttcttcttttggtTCAAGACTTCAGACCAAAGCAATGGATTAGACTAAATTTGCGTTAGCCCCGCCCACTGACTGATGGGCgagtttgacagataaaataaagtcatgaagcactgcaacacaggaccataaaatgattaattaaatagtgaaataataatgtttttttaaataaaatgaattggtattttaatgaattaatgacacatttaattaattattttatggtctatttatttattaaattatgGCACTTTTAGTCCTCCGTACATGAGTGGCATGTGAGTCTGATTTCATGTGACATCAAAGAAGTCCTCACTGCACACAATATACGTTGTTCTGCTCCTGTCACCACAAAGGGTGACCAAGTGTTTTAATTACATGCAAATGCTCTATTCAGTTCTATGGTACGTAGTTGACGTATGGTAGAGAACATATCAGGATGTAAGAGGAAGACGAGACTCTCCTTCACCTGAGGTGCAGAAAGTCACACGAGGGGCAGTTCTCTTTTGCCCCAGGCGGCTACAGGAAGGTAGGATGACATTTACATGCCAATGCAACATGAAATGGTCGCTGTCCTGGGAAAGGCATGATCTACACACATCACAGGGTCATCGTTTTGGGAAGAAATAATTAACAACTGTCGTAAAAGTATGtgacctcccccccccccttctatTGTATTTACGTCTGAAACATTTGAAAGGCTTCAGAGACGAACACTCAGGGTCTTTTCTCCATGCTGCAAGTATTTAAGAGATTTGCTTCATCAGGCCGAGTGTGAAATTCTTCTGAGAATGAACAACTCTCTACCTCAACAAGGAGAATTTCCCTTACCGTCTCCCAAGTTAAATTGATGCAGACTTATACAAAAACCATGTGTTAAGACAATTATTACAGTTAAGGGGGAACTTAACTACAGAAACATAATGTGTTCTTCAAGTGTAGAAAAATTTCTCCCACAGTTAAAAGCCACAAATTCATCTGGCCTTGATGTGCATGACCTCAAAGCTCGAGCAAATACCACACATGTGGAGGAGGATAGACACAATTTGATAAACTGACACTGAAACAAAGCATGTCCCAGAAACTCTGTTCCCACTTCTCGGTCACACCATTCACAGGATCTGTAAGGCAAAGAGGGAGGGCCAGTGTTGTAGAAATACAATTTCCTTTACAGTCAAGAAACACACTGTACCTGGTAGATGTGAAAGCCTTATACTTCCCACCAATCATAGCTCCAACGAATAAAGAAATAACTCAGTAAGCTGCAGTTTTCCGTACTTGAATGAATGTAAGTTTAGTACAAACATGTCTGATCAAAGGAGACTTTAGCAGAACATTTGGGACAGTTTGACATCTCAGCACTACAGAcaactttttaaatcaaacaaaaggGTACTTCAGGATCACACCACGTGGAGAAAACTCCCAGgtcaccagtttttttttttatgttgtggaTGATCAGTGCActtcacttgtttgtttttcaaagagcTTTCTGCAAAGAAAACGCATCTGTTTGTTACTGAtcgttttttttaaccacagcAGATTCTTTCATATTCCTGCTAAATGAGGAGCCGTGAAGCCATCCATCATTCTACTATTGGAAAAAGGCAGGGTGCAGGAAAAGTATAAAGGGCATCAAAATGACGGGCCTATccattaattaattcatttaatttatatagcgctttttaaggacccaaagtcgcttacagaGATAGGTGTACAGATAGCAAACAGAGATACTACACAAATAAGgggataaaacaaaacaaaaaagagacagGCAGACACGAAAAGGTAGTCAACAAACCAGACGCCAGCAGTGCTCTAACACGGAAGACAGCACATAGACAACACAACGACGTCACGCGTCGAATGGATTAGTAACATTAATTGAATATCACGATCCTCCCTGTAAGGTTTAAAACTGAGGGCTGTTTAGGAATGAGGAGATAGTCTGCTGCTGAAATTTACATTGGATTCAATCAGTGGTTCGTCGGTGTGCTTGGGATATCAAGGCTAAGTTTCTCAGCAGAAGCATTTGCtttcatacagaaaaaaagagaaaagggaacTGGTGTTGTGCAGAAAACTCTCTGAAGAATCACTCGGAGACGAGTGGGTTCTGTTCATTTCTGGACTGACCAAACATTTTATACCTCAAATTCTGTCCATCCTAGTTATACAGTTGTGCAGTGATAGTCTGGCAAAGGTCACgatgttctttgtttttgttctcccAATGTTACATGTCTTCCCCGGATAATTGTGCAACTTCCAGTCACTCTTccaaatctgtgtgtgtatgtgtgtgtatatacttgtgcatgtgtgcatgtgtgtgtgcatgctctCCTATTTGGCGAGAACCCTGCATCAGGATGCTGTTCAGTGTGTGGTCAGATTTCCTGTTTTCGCCATTTTGGAGAGACTTGGACTTCCCTAtggttatgtgtgtgttctgtatgtCCCAATCATAcaacatttatattcaaaagTCAATACAGGTCACATAGTCAGGCCAGATTCCCAATACTGGGAAGTTGTGCACCCATCACCCGTTATGCATCTGTCTACCACAGGGAAGTGGAGGTTAGGCACTAATTAGACACTCTCAATGTTAAAGgaactttatttaaaagaatACATGACGATGAAACAATTACAAAAATCACAGTAGATGACTGGCATTAACTCATACTCACAACGGAGGTAACACAGCAGAACTCATACATGTACACCAGTGTGtatatgtgaacacacacaataaaagtTGATGTAACAAGTTCCCCGAAACACTAATGAGGATTATTTTACACCttataaaaaaaagcaattagCAACAGAACAGCaaacatcaataaaataataccAAAGCTAAGCTTTCCCTTTGGCTACAGGTGTATAAGCAAAATGTGATTGTAACGAGTAAAACAAGTAACACTTTAACATTCATTGTTTTCAAGATGACAAAATGAAAtttcaaaaacagaacaatgtcAAACAGGAATATTTTTGGTCCAAAAAAAGAAGTGGTTCTCTGAGTTCAGTCTCCTGATTTTCTTCTTTAGCTACTCTGTTATGCCCTGATGAGGCGTCAGGGTCAGGGATCATGGAAGTGTGTCACATCCATATAAAATAATCAAAGCAGAAAGGCCTTTATAgtcacacacattaaaaaaaacaaaaaaaacccacacctAATTCATATTAATACCTCCAGGATAAATAGCAGGAGGGCTGAGATAAACTCTGGGATAGTACTGtgttattatgttgttgtcatTCTGCAATAGAGCCATTCTGTTGAGTCTGTAGTTGTTCAGGTCAACTAATGTTAGTGATCCGTCAGCTGGAGGGGTTAACGGAACAGTGCTCGAGTGAGCAGCATTATTGGCTCCAGTGCCAACGTGAGGAACAGCACCTGTCCATGGGGAGTaccgctgctgccgctgctgctgctgctgctgcattaaCTGCAGTATCCGCTGGTGGTttagctgctgctggtggattagctgctgcatctcaaGTGTCACACATTCTTGGTTTATTGGAGTTGGTAAGTGCCCCAAGTAGTTTGCTTGCTGCTTTGGTTGAATCTGGCTCTGGTATAAAACATTTGGCATGTACCCTTCATGATAGTATAAGCTCTCAGTGACAGGAGGGTTGTCTGGTATTGAGTAGCCTGCAACATAAGGAGGAAAGCCTGAAACGTGTCCATTTGTGATGTGAGCCATTTGGCTGTACGGACCATACCCTCCTGAAGCAGCCAGTGCGTCAGTGGGATTTGCTATTTCAACTGTTGACAAACTGTTAGCAACCAGATGGCCTGTGTTCACCTCAGCATGGTCCTGTCCAATATAGCTGCCTAAGAAGTCCTTGTTGGCGAGGTCCCGTCGGGGGGTTATAATGGCGTTAATGGGCAACTGACGATCCACAGTATTTACAGTCTCTGGCTGTGGCATCTGTACTGGGTTAGTGTTGGAGACCACACAGTGGATGGTAGTAGCCTTTATCTGGcttacattttcaaactgaGCAGTGACACTCTGCTGTGGGTGACTGGGGTCTGCATTGGCAGGCATCATGGTACCCACTGCCTTGGCTTCAGTGCCTCCAAGAAAAAAATTGCCCTTGGCAGTAGGGTAAATGGATTGGCTCTCACTGTTGGAGACAACAGGAGCCGCTGCTGAAAACATCCTCTCGGATGACTCAGAGGAGGGTGGATTATTTGTCACTGTATTTGTAATCGACAGCGACTCTGAATcccatctgttttgtttttttttcgttttaGATTTAGACTGCACAGACTCTGAATCCCACCTTGGTTCCATACCACTTTCAAATGTATTGCCAGCACAGGAGGCTGTCGTCCCAGGATTATCTGGACCTGACTTCACCTCTCTCATCAGAGCAATTAGGTCCTCAAACTGTACCCGTTCCACACTGGATACATCTAGTTCGGTGGATATGGGCCCGGCGTCTTTGTCCTTAGGGCACAGGATGATAGAGGTTTCAGCAGGGTTAAGAGGAGTGGACTTGGAGGCTGGTTCGATGGTGGGCTGCAGTGAGCTGCATGTGCGTTTGGTTGTTAAATGGTCCTTGATTTGGGGGCTGTTGGAGCAAGGTTTGACTAGTGTTTCAATAGACGTGTCAGCTAGTCTTTTTCTGGTTGGAAAGCATTCATCTCTGgtagacacagacacagtttgaGTAGTTTTAGGACCAACACTAGGAAAGGATGGGGACTTTGAGCGCACATCCTCCTGTTTCACCTGCAACTCGGGCGTAGACCTCTGGTCCCAAAAGACCGATAGCCCTGGATCTGGCTGCACGCAAGAGCCACTGCAGGTCTCTTGTAAACTGTGACGTGTGCCAGGACCAGGTGGGGGAGAAACGACAGAATCAGCCTTTGAGTAGACAGTGGTGACATCCACATGACTCAAGCCTTTTTGTGGTTTGACACCATGCAAATCTCCCGCTCTAGAAGCCTCTGCAAAATGacgtttttcagtgttttgttgttcttcttctaaAAAGAAGAGGGGAGATGAATTAGCACGAGAATAAATAATTTGAAAGCAGCAGAAGACATGAATATATGTGTACTTCTAATTGACA
Coding sequences within:
- the LOC115579477 gene encoding uncharacterized protein LOC115579477, producing the protein MQPVEALKGASIQSQLVNSLKVYLNNKNRLQPIIGLGSIIECVKAGTHKGEALYLCKVCACRVSKADIRNHIMGSLHRYNYIKIWHPHLVSEWKENSDLSKLAWPLMEKAKILEGIEGPGDVCLLEVQDTVYQRMATCSDNDAVNLINVLRDGQGKPGRHSELQPEQSPVQSSRVVLLARNQPRSPKTIVGSLEDTNKPPSLISDGWINNTCTSLLDDAQVSPEPPLLSENRNSPLDDYTGCKPLIGLFRVVECRSEAGRTYCFLCHCCRIRSSKRDIIDHLTSSSHLRNYLMETHPEQVDVITADVNDHCQLLQSLAREVEQEEGRGELKVVNVPELLCVQLTGKSYHWCIKMLCNGWTRTNIQKKRMASKGLTVDKTSNQGMPEKCAVVMKVTSKRRKRKWKNTVFKVSLPLTKGSVLLERTSFSVDSLPVASGYLPPSDSDLTPSPESQAEECEFDRDTLYTVAELTPEEHHRDLCSGDADAGQYTKPERNFACYHQKVDGVFNDNEHFNQSEYQTLTKDPRLYGEYNDNREFGYQERSSEMYKGPPTQNKWLSPSVSHIQDWPVYNSSFGHGEGFTEPWYSSTSQNRGDTRADVSREERLGEMNSDATQYYYQQQPHDQYMAQNPTSLVTGSVGQDDLSGELASHVGVSWVNMHPHVGGSLPHSGNIAPVQRIPFHQYEQRQWQTHMGCSIGHVQTAPQSYMMQPMAQQAMQVGQGLMSDPNHNTGPVTNPDQQFPHPAVIWSSR